Proteins encoded in a region of the Diospyros lotus cultivar Yz01 chromosome 9, ASM1463336v1, whole genome shotgun sequence genome:
- the LOC127809551 gene encoding protein SIEVE ELEMENT OCCLUSION B-like isoform X1 — MDTATVNEQMVPNEDELMKQILAIHNPDGKEFDVQPLLDVVEDIIQHANGTWVSGKDDTVSQGDLICKLDNLPYDAIKKVSCEFSRKCSGAPNTIKVFQSLESYSWEAKAVITLAAFAVNYGSYCLIAQLYNKSNPFAKSVAFLQLSPKILKRNPLNLKFEELMKIVVIIFGLIKDIVKAKIQSESVYKDYLVKAVSLSILGIVACASQMMDTVGTQKEYKPADQMEARKFEMLLPFGFMPFRFKPTDQTEVQKLSDLLKNIGNTRSNLKEDLDKWTQKIEENFKKLKKLFEKTKTDNVEILNTLFSSKDNQAPLYNPSTNAEENLNNKLSGRYVMLYISSLEHTLEDEYSNLGDKYKNRSTLYEIVWIPIVDESASWNKEMEKKFKEIQKSMPWYSISDPSKLDKAVIKYIKAIWNFTGKSLLVVLDPHGDFVKADDVKTFWIWEKSVFVLESESTENKLEQVWKGTTIQLLQDTMDPFLTEWIDVKKYIFLFGGDDANWIQEFLDAVYKVAKATRIDYVTAYVGKNIMNWEAHEEILNEQVEFNEETLYAFGSKKSLSAFWDTLQGIWQKKMDTGESMVDETTMKDIETLLSFDMSGEGWAAVCRGRSPKLPKAHGKTIPDFLNSYADQWIGSSKQHLDVVDALMNSFSTFIATPIAVDSTVVSENFEKLKKLFGKTKTDNVEILSALVSSKDNQAPLYNPSTNAEEDLYNKLSGRYAMLYISSLEHTSEDEYSNLGDKYKNRSTLYEIVWIPIVDESTSWNEEMEKKFKEIQKSMPWYSISDPSKLDKAVIKYVKEIWNFTGKSLLVVLDPHGDFVKADDVKTFWIWEKSVFVSESDSTENKLEQVWKGTTIQLLQDTMDPFLTEWIDAKKYIFLFGGDDADWIQEFLDAVYKVAKATRMDYVTVYLGKNNMDWEAHEEIINERVEFNEETLYAFGLKKFLSAFWDTLQGLWQKKMDTGESMVDETTMKDIETLLSFDTSGEGWAAVCRGRSPKLPKAHGKTIPDFLNSYADRWKGSSKQRVDLVDALITKGYL; from the exons ATGGATACTGCAACTGTAAATGAACAGATGGTCCCGAATGAAGATGAACTAATGAAACAAATCCTGGCAATTCACAACCCAGATGGCAAGGAATTTGATGTACAACCTCTTCTTGATGTTGTAGAGGATATCATTCAACATGCTAAT GGAACTTGGGTAAGTGGAAAAGATGACACGGTTTCCCAAGGTGATTTGATTTGCAAGCTTGATAATTTGCCTTATGATGCAATAAAGAAGGTTTCTTGTGAG TTCTCTCGGAAGTGTTCAGGGGCTCCAAACACTATTAAAGTTTTTCAATCACTTGAAAGCTACTCATGGGAAGCCAAGGCGGTGATAACCCTGGCAGCCTTTGCTGTGAACTATGGCTCATACTGCTTGATTGCCCAGCTTTATAATAAAAGCAACCCATTTGCCAAGTCCGTGGCATTCCTCCAACTATCACCAAAGATACTAAAACGGAACCCTTTGAATCTAAAGTTTGAGGAATTGATGAAAATTGTTGTGATCATCTTTGGTCTTATCAAGGACATTGTTAAGGCCAAGATCCAATCTGAGTCTGTTTATAAAGACTATTTGGTGAAAGCTGTGAGTTTGAGCATCCTGGGTATTGTTGCTTGTGCATCACAGATGATGGACACAGTGGGCACGCAAAAGGA GTATAAACCTGCAGATCAAATGGAGGCCAGAAAATTTGAAATGCTCCTGCCTTTCGGGTTTATGCCTTTCAGGTTTAAACCAACAGATCAAACGGAGGTCCAGAAACTTTCTGACctattgaaaaatattggaAACACGCGCAGCAACCTGAAGGAGGACTTGGATAAATGGACTCAAAAAATTG AGgaaaattttaagaaactcAAGAAGCTATTCGAGAAAACAAAAACTGACAATGTGGAGATCCTCAACACTCTATTTTCCTCCAAGGACAATCAGGCGCCACTCTATAATCCTTCTACCAATGCAGAG GAAAACCTCAACAACAAGCTGAGTGGAAGATATGTGATGTTATACATTTCAAGCTTAGAGCACACCTTGGAAGATGAATATTCCAATCTTGGTGATAAGTACAAAAACAGATCAACTTTGTACGAGATCGTATGGATTCCAATTGTTGATGAATCAGCCTCATGGAATAAAGAGATGGAAAAGAAGTTCAAGGAAATTCAAAAGTCAATGCCATGGTACTCTATTAGTGACCCTTCCAAGCTTGACAAAGCTGTCATCAAGTACATCAAGGCGATTTGGAATTTCACCGGAAAGTCACTGCTTGTGGTACTAGACCCACACGGAGACTTTGTGAAAGCTGATGATGTCAAAACATTTTGGATATGGGAAAAGTCTGTTTTTGTATTAGAATCTGAAAGCACGGAGAACAAGTTGGAACAAGTCTGGAAAGGGACCACGATTCAACTGCTGCAAGATACCATGGATCCATTTCTCACTGAATGG ATTGACGTGAAAAAGTACATTTTCTTATTCGGAGGGGATGATGCAAATTGGATTCAGGAATTTTTAGACGCTGTGTATAAAGTTGCAAAGGCCACTAGAATTGACTACGTCACAGCGTATGTGGGAAAAAACATCATGAATTGGGAAGCCCACGAGGAAATTCTTAACGAGCAGGTGGAATTTAATGAGGAAACATTGTATGCATTCGGGTCAAAGAAGTCCTTGTCGGCATTTTGGGATACCCTGCAAGGGATCTGGCAAAAGAAGATGGATACTGGCGAGTCTATGGTAGATGAAACCACAATGAAGGACATCGAGACGCTTCTGAGCTTTGACATGAGCGGTGAGGGATGGGCTGCGGTTTGTCGTGGTCGAAGCCCTAAGTTGCCCAAAGCCCATGGTAAAACCATTCCGGATTTCTTAAATAGCTATGCTGATCAATGGATAGGGAGCAGCAAACAGCATCTTGATGTTGTAGATGCACTCATGAATAGCTTCTCAACCTTCATTGCCACACCAATTGCTGTAGACAGCACTGTTGTcagtgaaaattttgagaaactCAAGAAGCTATTCGGGAAAACAAAAACCGACAATGTGGAGATCCTCAGCGCTCTAGTTTCCTCCAAGGACAATCAGGCGCCACTCTATAATCCTTCTACTAATGCAGAG GAAGACCTCTACAACAAGCTGAGTGGCAGATATGCGATGTTATACATTTCAAGCTTAGAGCACACCTCGGAAGATGAATATTCCAATCTCGGTGATAAGTACAAGAATAGATCGACTTTGTATGAGATTGTGTGGATTCCCATCGTGGATGAATCAACCTCGTGGAATGAAGAGATGGAAAAGAAGTTCAAGGAAATTCAAAAGTCAATGCCATGGTACTCTATTAGTGACCCTTCCAAGCTTGACAAAGCTGTCATCAAGTACGTCAAGGAGATTTGGAACTTCACGGGAAAGTCATTGCTTGTGGTACTAGACCCACACGGAGACTTTGTGAAAGCTGATGATGTCAAAACATTTTGGATATGGGAAAAGTCTGTTTTTGTATCAGAATCTGATAGCACGGAGAACAAGTTGGAACAAGTCTGGAAAGGGACCACGATTCAACTGCTGCAAGATACCATGGATCCATTTCTCACTGAATGG ATTGACGCGAAAAAGTACATTTTCTTATTCGGAGGGGATGATGCAGATTGGATCCAGGAATTTTTAGACGCTGTGTATAAAGTTGCAAAGGCCACTAGAATGGACTACGTCACAGTGTATTTGGGAAAAAACAACATGGATTGGGAAGCCCACGAGGAAATAATTAACGAGCGGGTGGAATTTAATGAGGAAACTTTGTATGCATTCGGGTTAAAGAAGTTCCTGTCGGCATTTTGGGATACCCTGCAAGGGCTCTGGCAAAAGAAGATGGATACTGGTGAGTCTATGGTAGATGAAACCACAATGAAGGACATCGAGACGCTTCTGAGCTTTGACACGAGCGGTGAGGGATGGGCTGCGGTTTGCCGTGGTCGAAGCCCTAAGTTGCCCAAAGCCCATGGTAAAACCATTCCTGATTTCTTAAATAGCTATGCTGATCGATGGAAAGGGAGCAGCAAACAGCGTGTTGATCTTGTAGATGCACTCATTACAAAGGGCTATCTGTGA
- the LOC127809551 gene encoding protein SIEVE ELEMENT OCCLUSION B-like isoform X2, with product MVPNEDELMKQILAIHNPDGKEFDVQPLLDVVEDIIQHANGTWVSGKDDTVSQGDLICKLDNLPYDAIKKVSCEFSRKCSGAPNTIKVFQSLESYSWEAKAVITLAAFAVNYGSYCLIAQLYNKSNPFAKSVAFLQLSPKILKRNPLNLKFEELMKIVVIIFGLIKDIVKAKIQSESVYKDYLVKAVSLSILGIVACASQMMDTVGTQKEYKPADQMEARKFEMLLPFGFMPFRFKPTDQTEVQKLSDLLKNIGNTRSNLKEDLDKWTQKIEENFKKLKKLFEKTKTDNVEILNTLFSSKDNQAPLYNPSTNAEENLNNKLSGRYVMLYISSLEHTLEDEYSNLGDKYKNRSTLYEIVWIPIVDESASWNKEMEKKFKEIQKSMPWYSISDPSKLDKAVIKYIKAIWNFTGKSLLVVLDPHGDFVKADDVKTFWIWEKSVFVLESESTENKLEQVWKGTTIQLLQDTMDPFLTEWIDVKKYIFLFGGDDANWIQEFLDAVYKVAKATRIDYVTAYVGKNIMNWEAHEEILNEQVEFNEETLYAFGSKKSLSAFWDTLQGIWQKKMDTGESMVDETTMKDIETLLSFDMSGEGWAAVCRGRSPKLPKAHGKTIPDFLNSYADQWIGSSKQHLDVVDALMNSFSTFIATPIAVDSTVVSENFEKLKKLFGKTKTDNVEILSALVSSKDNQAPLYNPSTNAEEDLYNKLSGRYAMLYISSLEHTSEDEYSNLGDKYKNRSTLYEIVWIPIVDESTSWNEEMEKKFKEIQKSMPWYSISDPSKLDKAVIKYVKEIWNFTGKSLLVVLDPHGDFVKADDVKTFWIWEKSVFVSESDSTENKLEQVWKGTTIQLLQDTMDPFLTEWIDAKKYIFLFGGDDADWIQEFLDAVYKVAKATRMDYVTVYLGKNNMDWEAHEEIINERVEFNEETLYAFGLKKFLSAFWDTLQGLWQKKMDTGESMVDETTMKDIETLLSFDTSGEGWAAVCRGRSPKLPKAHGKTIPDFLNSYADRWKGSSKQRVDLVDALITKGYL from the exons ATGGTCCCGAATGAAGATGAACTAATGAAACAAATCCTGGCAATTCACAACCCAGATGGCAAGGAATTTGATGTACAACCTCTTCTTGATGTTGTAGAGGATATCATTCAACATGCTAAT GGAACTTGGGTAAGTGGAAAAGATGACACGGTTTCCCAAGGTGATTTGATTTGCAAGCTTGATAATTTGCCTTATGATGCAATAAAGAAGGTTTCTTGTGAG TTCTCTCGGAAGTGTTCAGGGGCTCCAAACACTATTAAAGTTTTTCAATCACTTGAAAGCTACTCATGGGAAGCCAAGGCGGTGATAACCCTGGCAGCCTTTGCTGTGAACTATGGCTCATACTGCTTGATTGCCCAGCTTTATAATAAAAGCAACCCATTTGCCAAGTCCGTGGCATTCCTCCAACTATCACCAAAGATACTAAAACGGAACCCTTTGAATCTAAAGTTTGAGGAATTGATGAAAATTGTTGTGATCATCTTTGGTCTTATCAAGGACATTGTTAAGGCCAAGATCCAATCTGAGTCTGTTTATAAAGACTATTTGGTGAAAGCTGTGAGTTTGAGCATCCTGGGTATTGTTGCTTGTGCATCACAGATGATGGACACAGTGGGCACGCAAAAGGA GTATAAACCTGCAGATCAAATGGAGGCCAGAAAATTTGAAATGCTCCTGCCTTTCGGGTTTATGCCTTTCAGGTTTAAACCAACAGATCAAACGGAGGTCCAGAAACTTTCTGACctattgaaaaatattggaAACACGCGCAGCAACCTGAAGGAGGACTTGGATAAATGGACTCAAAAAATTG AGgaaaattttaagaaactcAAGAAGCTATTCGAGAAAACAAAAACTGACAATGTGGAGATCCTCAACACTCTATTTTCCTCCAAGGACAATCAGGCGCCACTCTATAATCCTTCTACCAATGCAGAG GAAAACCTCAACAACAAGCTGAGTGGAAGATATGTGATGTTATACATTTCAAGCTTAGAGCACACCTTGGAAGATGAATATTCCAATCTTGGTGATAAGTACAAAAACAGATCAACTTTGTACGAGATCGTATGGATTCCAATTGTTGATGAATCAGCCTCATGGAATAAAGAGATGGAAAAGAAGTTCAAGGAAATTCAAAAGTCAATGCCATGGTACTCTATTAGTGACCCTTCCAAGCTTGACAAAGCTGTCATCAAGTACATCAAGGCGATTTGGAATTTCACCGGAAAGTCACTGCTTGTGGTACTAGACCCACACGGAGACTTTGTGAAAGCTGATGATGTCAAAACATTTTGGATATGGGAAAAGTCTGTTTTTGTATTAGAATCTGAAAGCACGGAGAACAAGTTGGAACAAGTCTGGAAAGGGACCACGATTCAACTGCTGCAAGATACCATGGATCCATTTCTCACTGAATGG ATTGACGTGAAAAAGTACATTTTCTTATTCGGAGGGGATGATGCAAATTGGATTCAGGAATTTTTAGACGCTGTGTATAAAGTTGCAAAGGCCACTAGAATTGACTACGTCACAGCGTATGTGGGAAAAAACATCATGAATTGGGAAGCCCACGAGGAAATTCTTAACGAGCAGGTGGAATTTAATGAGGAAACATTGTATGCATTCGGGTCAAAGAAGTCCTTGTCGGCATTTTGGGATACCCTGCAAGGGATCTGGCAAAAGAAGATGGATACTGGCGAGTCTATGGTAGATGAAACCACAATGAAGGACATCGAGACGCTTCTGAGCTTTGACATGAGCGGTGAGGGATGGGCTGCGGTTTGTCGTGGTCGAAGCCCTAAGTTGCCCAAAGCCCATGGTAAAACCATTCCGGATTTCTTAAATAGCTATGCTGATCAATGGATAGGGAGCAGCAAACAGCATCTTGATGTTGTAGATGCACTCATGAATAGCTTCTCAACCTTCATTGCCACACCAATTGCTGTAGACAGCACTGTTGTcagtgaaaattttgagaaactCAAGAAGCTATTCGGGAAAACAAAAACCGACAATGTGGAGATCCTCAGCGCTCTAGTTTCCTCCAAGGACAATCAGGCGCCACTCTATAATCCTTCTACTAATGCAGAG GAAGACCTCTACAACAAGCTGAGTGGCAGATATGCGATGTTATACATTTCAAGCTTAGAGCACACCTCGGAAGATGAATATTCCAATCTCGGTGATAAGTACAAGAATAGATCGACTTTGTATGAGATTGTGTGGATTCCCATCGTGGATGAATCAACCTCGTGGAATGAAGAGATGGAAAAGAAGTTCAAGGAAATTCAAAAGTCAATGCCATGGTACTCTATTAGTGACCCTTCCAAGCTTGACAAAGCTGTCATCAAGTACGTCAAGGAGATTTGGAACTTCACGGGAAAGTCATTGCTTGTGGTACTAGACCCACACGGAGACTTTGTGAAAGCTGATGATGTCAAAACATTTTGGATATGGGAAAAGTCTGTTTTTGTATCAGAATCTGATAGCACGGAGAACAAGTTGGAACAAGTCTGGAAAGGGACCACGATTCAACTGCTGCAAGATACCATGGATCCATTTCTCACTGAATGG ATTGACGCGAAAAAGTACATTTTCTTATTCGGAGGGGATGATGCAGATTGGATCCAGGAATTTTTAGACGCTGTGTATAAAGTTGCAAAGGCCACTAGAATGGACTACGTCACAGTGTATTTGGGAAAAAACAACATGGATTGGGAAGCCCACGAGGAAATAATTAACGAGCGGGTGGAATTTAATGAGGAAACTTTGTATGCATTCGGGTTAAAGAAGTTCCTGTCGGCATTTTGGGATACCCTGCAAGGGCTCTGGCAAAAGAAGATGGATACTGGTGAGTCTATGGTAGATGAAACCACAATGAAGGACATCGAGACGCTTCTGAGCTTTGACACGAGCGGTGAGGGATGGGCTGCGGTTTGCCGTGGTCGAAGCCCTAAGTTGCCCAAAGCCCATGGTAAAACCATTCCTGATTTCTTAAATAGCTATGCTGATCGATGGAAAGGGAGCAGCAAACAGCGTGTTGATCTTGTAGATGCACTCATTACAAAGGGCTATCTGTGA